The Salvelinus namaycush isolate Seneca chromosome 16, SaNama_1.0, whole genome shotgun sequence genome has a segment encoding these proteins:
- the LOC120061271 gene encoding E3 ubiquitin-protein ligase ARIH2-like codes for MSVDMNSQASDSNEDDFGVNSEEEDEDDDGGDDEDQGDIVDYYDGVAGDMEQQGADSFDPEEYQFTCLTYSEIQKVLCKEVNSIAAILKVLPAVAKLVLVHFHWQVSQILDRYKSNSSQLLSEAQVQPSSTCRSVPTPQSLQCGVCLQLVRRDALLALPCQHSFCKTCWEQHCTVLVKDGMGVGISCMAQDCSLQMPEDFVLPLLPGEELKDKYRRYLFRDYVESHFQLQLCPGADCPIVIQVQEPRARRVQCIRCNEVFCFKCRIMYHAPTDCPTIRRWLTKCADDSETANYISAHTKDCPKCNICIEKNGGCNHMQCSKCKHDFCWMCLGDWKTHGSEYYECSRYKENPDIVNQSQQAQAREALKKYLFYFERWENHNKSLQLEAQTYQRIQEKIQERVMNNLGTWIDWQYLQNAAKLLAKCRYTLQYTYPYAYYMESGPRKKLFEYQQAQLEAEIENLSWKVERADTYERGSEGELSANDRGDLENQMHIAEQRRRTLLKDFHDT; via the exons ATGTCTGTGGACATGAACAGCCAGGCCTCTGACAGCAATGAGGATGACTTCGGGGTCAACtcggaggaggaggacgaggatgaCGACGGGGGTGACGATGAGGACCAGGGGGACATAGTGGACTACTACGACGGCGTGGCCGGAGACATGGAGCAGCAGGGGGCTGACTCGTTTGACCCAGAGGAGTACCAGTTCACCTGCCTCACCTACAGTGAGATCCAGAAGGTGCTCTGCAAGGAGGTCAACAGTATCGCCGCCATCCTGAAG GTTTTACCTGCTGTAGCCAAACTGGTCCTTGTGCATTTTCACTGGCAAGTGTCACAAATACTGGACAG ATACAAGTCCAACTCATCTCAGTTGCTGTCTGAGGCCCAGGTCCAGCCCAGCAGCACCTGCAGATCAGTTCCT ACCCCTCAGTCCCTCCAGTGTGGGGTGTGTCTGCAGCTGGTTCGGAGGGATGCCCTGCTCGCGCTGCCCTGCCAGCACTCCTTCTGCAAAACATGCTGGGAGCAGCATTGCACTGTACTCGTCAAAGATGGGATGGGAGTGG gTATCTCCTGTATGGCTCAGGATTGTTCCCTCCAAATGCCAGAGGACTTTGTGCTCCCGCTGCTGCCTGGTGAGGAGCTGAAGGACAAATATAGACGCTACCTCTTCAGGGACTATGTGGAG AGCCACTTCCAGCTGCAGCTGTGTCCAGGGGCAGACTGCCCCATCGTCATCCAAGTGCAGGAGCCACGGGCCCGCAGAGTACAGTGCATCCGCTGCAATGAGGTCTTCTG TTTCAAATGCCGGATCATGTACCACGCCCCAACAGACTGCCCAACCATCCGAAGGTGGCTAACCAAATGTGCAGATGATTCAGAGACCGCCAACTACATCAGTGCACACACTAAAGAT TGTCCTAAGTGCAATATCTGCATTGAGAAGAATGGAGGCTGCAATCACATG CAATGCTCCAAGTGCAAACACG ACTTCTGCTGGATGTGTCTGGGGGACTGGAAGACCCATGGCAGTGAGTACTATGAGTGCAGTCGCTACAAGGAGAACCCAGACATCGTCAACCAGAGCCAGCAGGCACAGGCCAGAGAGGCCCTCAAGAAATACCTCTTCTACTTTGAAAGG TGGGAGAACCACAATAAGAGTCTCCAGCTGGAGGCTCAGACATACCAGCGGATCCAGGAGAAGATCCAAGAGCGGGTGATGAACAACCTGGGCACCTGGATAGACTGGCAGTACCTGCAGAACGCTGCCAAGCTGCTGGCCAAG TGTCGCTACACACTGCAGTATACTTACCCCTACGCCTACTACATGGAGTCTGGTCCTCGCAAAAAACTG TTTGAGTACCAGCAGGCCCAGCTTGAGGCAGAGATTGAGAACCTGTCTTGGAAGGTGGAGCGAGCAGACACCtacgagagagggagtgagggggagTTGAGCGCCAATGACCGAGGG GATCTGGAGAATCAGATGCACATTGCTGAGCAGAGGAGACGCACGCTGCTGAAGGATTTTCACGACACCTGA